The genomic DNA GGAATGGGCTCAAGTTGCCCCCCTAATGGAAAATGTTTGCCACGACCCTGCCGTATCTATCAGAGCGCCATTTTTGCAGAGACTACACCAATTGATAGAAACTGAGACATTGGAAACACCTCAATTGTCTCAAGTGTCAGTGGTGCTATTAAATACAGCTGTCATATACCAGGATAGTCGGTCAAAGGGATTGGTGACCAAGATTTTGGAGACGATTCTTAGAATAGACATGAGATTTTTGGGTAAATACACCCAATTTATCATTGATCAAGTCACTAGCAAGCCCGGATCAAAAGCAGTGGTCAACTATTTGAATCTGCTGGAATGGGTGCACTCTTTTTTAAAAGTTTTGTGTGAAGAGAAGGATCATTTTAACGAATATATTAAGAGTCTCGTAAAAGCACACACCTTTACCACACATGGGATTCAAACAGTCTTGGACGCTCGTGAAACAAAAAGGaattttgttgaagcaCAGAATCAGCATAGAAAGAGGATTCGTCAAGATGTCTTGAATTCTTCTGCCAAAACAATCGTAATCTGCTCAAGATCAGGTCATGATGAACTCGCCACTCATTATGTTAGTGCAATCGCTGATTGCTTGCTAGAGTATAACGAACTGGAACTCCCTGCGTTTGGCGTAGCATTAATGTTTGGTGCCTTAACACAGGCTAGCCTGCAACTTCTCTCTACGAGACCTGCCTTGCATAATTTGctgaaaacaaaatatgCAGAAAAGTATTCGATATTCATTGGTAAGGAAATTGTTCTTTCTAAGAATCCACCTTCCGTCTTTTCTCTGGAAGTATGCTTAAGACCGTTTTTACATGAGTTTGTCAATGAGGAGTATTTCAGCACTCATCTCTTACCTTACATGGAAAAGGCTAATCTCAGAGCGCCAGAAATAAGTTTTAAAATTTCCAGCGAGATTTATTCAGCtataaattcaaaaaaggtAAATCTGGTACATAGCATTGTGACGTCTAAGATCCTGGCGCAAGTGTTTTCgtcattcaaaagttcaaacGAGGCAATTAGGTATGCGGCATTGCATTCAATAATCCAGTTActttcttcaacatcagTTAGTATCACTTCTGAGGAtgatctttcaaaattgattgaaGAAACGTTTAAAAACATGAAATCCAACATGAACTCTGAATACAGACTCTTTGCTAGCCGCATGTTATATTCCATTCCTACCACATACCAAGAGATTAATAGAAAAATAACGCATGAACTTGCGAGCTACATTACAAAGGGTGCAAATGAAGCTACTCTTAATGAAATGCTTAGTGCTTTTTTCGTCCATTACTTTGCACTGGGGGAATCGGTTAAGGAATTCAATGCAGTTATTATGAAGGGCTTTTCGGAAAAAAAGGCtcaattaaagaaattATGGCTATGTTCATATCTGAAGTACTCGACCACAGCTAAAGAAGATATTATTTTAGATTTTCAAAGTGACTGCTTGGAATTCATAAAGGAGACACTCTATGTTCATAGAAACGGCCATTTGAGCACATTGGTTAGCCTCCAGTTTATCGATAGAGTATTCGATAACACTATTCATCAGCTTATACCAAAAGTTCAAGAGTTACTAGATGGAATTCCAGAAGCCCATTTGCTTGGCCATTTGTTCCTTTCGCTAACACTATCGGCTTCAGTAAATGCAAAAGATCGTTTACAATCTGTGGAAATTTTAAAACGATTTTACCAAAGAAGTCCAGAGTCGATCGGTATAAGCATAATAGAATCGTTGGAGCGCAAACTGCAAGGATTTGAAGCCGAGACCGAAGACGTCTTGTGCTATCGGTACATCACCCCTGTTCTAAACGCCATATCACAAAGTGCTGAAAATTCTGCAGAAGTCGAGAAAGTTTTGATCAGATTGTTTACAATTTCTCAATTTCCTAAATTTAATCTGAAGGGGGGTTGGGCTGACCTCGTCCTTAATGCAAAGAACGATCCATCGAAACTGATTGAACAAAACGCGGATGAGATCATAAATAGACTTACGTCTATCATTGTCGATTCTGCAGCAGCTGATTCTGATTTGGGACAATGTGCGATTAAGGGTGCTGCCTATGCTGCCTTCATTAATCCTTCCGCTATTAGTCCAGCACTTTCTAGAACTCTTGAATCGTTTTTGACcttggaagaattttccTCTTTTACCACTGAAGAGCTTCAAATATGGTCAGGAAAAGAAGGTGAATTGGTCATTGACGTATTAGCGAATGATACCTCCAAGCAAAGTGTCAGtaaaaatacaaaagaTTACGAGACATTGAAGtgggaagaagaagttaGAAAAAACCAGGTCAAAAAagcaaacaaaaaattaaGTAAAGAGGAACACGAACTGGTTAAACAACAATTGGCCAAAGAGACTTTAATAAGAGCTAAGATTTCTAAAATCGCACTAAAATTGCGCGGTGGAATCAATCTTATCAATGAATTGACAAAGGGAGCTCAACAGGTTGATAATGGTAGGGATGTGTGGTTTCCCGTTGCTGTTGGAAAATTGTTAACACTTGTCCAACAGCCCAACAGCTTTATTTTGGTTGATGTCTCAGCTGTGAATGCCTTTTTGCACCTTTCAAGCAATATATCTAAAAGACTAGAATCTGCTCGTATTTCTGTTGGTGTGGCAATTCTCAGAGTTTATcaagtgaaaaatattACGAGCAATTATCTGGAAGAGCCATTATCAGAGCTATTATCCAGAGTTCTGTTTAGGGTTAAGTTTGTCTCTGATCAAAGCTCTTTAGATTCTGTTTCTCTCACTTATCTCCTGCCTCTCCTCATATACACCTTAGAAGAAGGCAAGAGAGTGGCACTGAGGAATGCGGACAAACCGGTagcaagaaaagaatttgtCGAAGAAGATAAAGAGGAGGAGCACTTATTATTAGCTATGGATATTATCGCTGTTCATGCAGAACAGTTCGAAGATCCATCCATTCCAAGAATTCCAATCATGAAAGTGCTTCTTTCTCTCTTAGCATTGCCTTCGAAGGCTAAAATTGCCAAAGAATGCTTCAACACACTGTGCCGGAGCATATCTGTTGCACCTACTCAAGAAGATTTGTCTATCCTACTCTCCAGCCTACTATCACCAAGCGATTTTGTTCGTTCAACGGTTATACAAGCTATCGATGAGGAATTTGAGCTCAAatcgatgatgaaattcaCACCCGAAGTTTATATTTGCCGTTATGACTCTAACGAGTCTAACAGAAAGCTCGCTGAATTTATTTGGCAGCTCAATGAATTTGAGATTACAACCGATCTTGTGCAGAAATTACTGACCTTTTTTAAACAATCTGACAGTGGGTTGAGATTGTTTACTGCTAGAGCGTATGCTTCTGGCGTTAGGCATTTGATAGAAAGTGGCCAAAGCTCTCTGTGTGATCTTCTAGGGCCTTTAATGGAGTTTTACTCGGAGAGGGCTCAACCGGTGCAGCCAGTTCTGGACAATTTCGGCTTGGTCGCCATACCAGCTTCCGAAATAAAGGATCCGTGGGAAGAGAGGAGCACAATTGCTATCGCTTTAAGAGCTGTCGTTCCTCTTCTGAGCAACAGCGAAAGTATCACCGTGTCTTTGATTAAATTCTTGGTTCAACAAGGCCCATTAGGTGATAGAGAACCTTTGGTACgtcaagaaatgaaagaagcGGGTATCGAAATCATCACACAACATGGAGCATCAAACGTCGAGCAGCTTATTCCAATTTTCGAAGAATCTTTAAAAGGCGAAAAAGAGACTTcagtaaaagaaaatgtcaTCATACTTTATGGTTCATTGGCAAGACATTTGAATCCCGCCGATGACAGAATAGGTGCTATTATAAATAGATTGGTTGCTACCTTGGACACACCCTCCCCACATGTACAACAAGCAGTTTCTGCTTGTCTTTCACCACTTGTATTTCTGTTTAAATCCAAAGTTGCGAGCTATATAAATGATCTTATGGCACAGCTACTTAATCCATCAGTATCGCTGTCCTATCGGATGGGCGCCGCTTGGGGTATTTCAGGCCTTGTGAAGGGATACGGTATATTGGCATTATCCGAATTTGACATCATACGAAATCTCATTGAGGCCGCAGAAGACAAAAGAGAATCTAAAAGACGAGAGTCTGTGGCGTTCGCATTTGAGAATCTTTCTAAATCATTAGGGAAGTTTTTTGAGCCGTACGTTATCGAAGTACTTCCCAATATCCTAAAAAATTTAGGTGACAGTGTTCCAGAAGTGCGTGATGCAACCGCAAATGCTACCAAGGCAATCATGTCTCACACTACTAGTTTCGGTGTAAAAAAACTGATTCCAGTTGCCGTTTCTAATCTCGATGAGATTTCTTGGAGAACAAAACGGGGATCCGTTGAATTGCTTGGTAATATGGCATATTTGGATCCTACACAACTTTCAGCATCTTTGCCTACAATTGTCCCGGAAATCGTTGGTGTCTTGAATGATTCGCATAAAGAAGTGCGTAAAGCTGCAGatgaatctttgaaacGTTTTGGAGAAGTCATTAGAAATCCGGAAATTCAAAAGCTAGTTCCGACTCTAATAAGAGCAATTGGTGATCCAACCAAATATACGGATGAAGCtcttgattctttgataCAAACACAGTTCGTCCATTACATTGATGGCCCTTCGCTAGCATTAATTATCCATGTTATTCATCGGGGTATGCATGACCGCTCCGCAAATACGAAAAGAAAGGCATCTAAGATTATTGGTAACATGGCCATTTTGGTCGATGCTAAAGATCTAGTTCCTTACTTGCAACAACTGATTGACGAGGTTGAAGTTGCAATGGTTGATCCAGTTCCTGCTACGAGGGCCACAGCGGCACGTGCTTTAGGCGCTTTAGTCGAGAGACTCGGTGAGGAACAGTTCCCAGACCTGATTTCTCGTCTCTTGGATACATTATCCGATGAGTTTAAATCAGGAGACCGCCTAGGATCTGCTCAAGCTCTAGCCGAAGTGATCTGCGGATTAGGATTATCTAAACTGGATGAACTACTCCCTACAATTTTGGCAGGCGCTATGAACATTCGCAGCTATGTAAGAGAAGGATTTATGCCATTGCTACTATTTATTCCAGTGTGCTTTGGCGCTCAGTTTGCGCCTTATATCAATCAGATCATTCAGCCTATTCTTGCTGGTCTTGCTGATAATGATGAGAAAATTCGTGATacttctttgaaagctgGTAAACTGATTGTTAAGAGCTATGCATCGAAAGCTATAGACCTTCTGTTGCCTGGTTTAGAGAATGGAATGTTCGATGAAAATGAGCGCATCAGATTATCTTCTGTTCAGCTGACTGGAGAATTATTATTCCAAGTCACAGGTATTTCCTCAAAGAATGAGTTTAGtgaagaagagcaagaacACAGCGGCGAAATCTCGAAGACAATAGTCGAAGTTCTTGGCCAAAGCCGTCGTGACAGAATTTTGTCTGCCTTATTTGTTTGCAGGAATGACGTTTCAGGTATCGTACGTGCATCAACTGTTGATATATGGAAAGCCCTTGTGCCAAATACCCCTCGTACAGTTAAAGAAATTCTACCAACCCTGATCAACATGGTCGTCGTGCATTTGGCATCATCCTACAGTGCACTGCGAAACATCGCAGCTCAAACTCTAGGTGATATGGTGCGCCGTGTAGGAGGGAATGCTTTATCACAACTATTGCCAACAATGGAGGTCTCTTTGGAAGAAACTTCTAATCCTGATTCGAGACAAGGTGTATGTATTGCTTTACGTGAACTCATCGAATCTTCTTCTGCAGAAGCATTGTCCGAATATCAAGAAACCATTGTCAGCATCATTCGCACCACATTGGTCGATAGTAGCACAACAGTTAGGGAAACGTCAGCCCTCTGTTTTGATGCTTATCAGGAGTGTGTTGGTAGCTTGGCTGTCGATGAGGTTATTCCGTACTTACTGCATTTATTAGAGTCATCGGAAGATTCCGAATGTGCTCTATTGGGTTTGCAGGAAATAATGTCCAACAAATCGGAGGTCATCTTCCCGATTTTGATTCCAACATTATTGGCGCCTCCAATAGATGCATTCAGAGCTTCTGCCCTAGGTTCTTTAGCGGAAGTCGCTGGACCTGCACTATACAAACGTCTCTCTGTGATTATTGATACTCTGGTTAATTCTCTGGTGTCGAAAGATTCAAATGACGAGGTAACAAATgaaagtttgaaaatggCTCTCAATAAAGTATTTTTGTCTGTTACCGAGGAAGGCGGACTACATCCGctgcttcaacaaataGGGTCTCTGCTGAATAGCGAAAACATTGAAAAGCAGGTTATTATTCTAGAATGCGTTCCTGATTTCTTTGAGAACACAATACTGGACTATAGCATATATGCTGTGGATCTGGTCTCAAATGCTATACATTCATTGGAAGATAAGGATCCTAGGATCGTTAAAGGAAATTTCGAACTTTTGTCCGTAATACTAAAGGctcaagaaaaatctgaacTAGAGAGATTCATCAAGCCTGCTAAGCAAGCCTTAAGTTTAACGGGAAAACCTGGATGCGATTTGGCAGGATTTTGTCTTCCAAAAGGGCCAAGTTGTGTCTTACCTATATTTTTGCATGGTTTAATGTACGGGTCTAACGATGAACGTGAGGATTCCGCTCTAGGAATTGCTGATGTAGTCTCCAAGACACCGGCAGCAAATTTGAGACCTTTCGTCAGCACTATAACAGGACCTTTGATTCGTGTAGTTGGAGAAAGGTTCAACAGCGATATTAAAGCGGCCATTCTTTTTGCGCTGAACATCCTTTTTGCCAAGATTCCCCAGTTCTTGAGACCGTTCATCCCACAATTGCAGAGAACATTTGTCAAATCGTTATCTGACCCCTCCAACGAGCTTCTACGTTTACGCGCAGCCAAGGCTTTGGGCACTTTGATTGAGTATCAGCCTAGAGTCGACCCTCTAGTTTTCGAGCTAGTCGGTGGGGCTAAGCAAGCTACTGATGATGGAGTAAAGGCTGCGATGCTCAAGGCGCTGCTGGAAGTTGTTGCTAAAGCGGGGCCAAAGATGAGTGAAGCTTCCAAGCTGAAAGTTGTCGATTTGGCGGAAGGGGAGATGCTGTCTGgaaatgataaaattgcAGTCGCGAATGCTAAATTGATTGGTTCTGTTTCAGAAATATTATCTACTGAGGAAATAAGtaaaattttggaagagaaGGTTTTAAACACTGAGCTAGGTGCAGATGCTGGGAAATTTGGAATTTTAACTTTGAACTCATTTTTGAGAGATGTTCCACTACAGGTACTGGATAAAAGTTTAATCGACGAAACTGTAACATATATCATACGCTGCATTGAGTCAACTAATCCTTATTTTAGTGATAACGGGCTGATTGCAGCGGGAAAGCTACTGCTACTTGAACATGAGAAGAAATCCCCATTTTCAAGGATTGAAATAGATAGCAAGCTTTCCATTGGAGAGGAAAATATCGAATGTTTGGTTAAATCACTATGCAAAGCGACGGTCGGACCTCTCAGTAACTCTCTGGATTCAAGAAGATTAGCATTGATCGTTTTGAGAACTTTGGCTCgattcaaatttgatgaatgtGTAAAGCCTTTCTTGGATATATTGACACCATCTGTCTTCTTTTGTCTGCGTGATACTATAATTCCTATCAAGTTAGCAGCTGAGAAGTCATACCTGGCTATATTCAAGCTTGTTGAAGAGCCCGATATGTCTATATTCAACAACTGGTTCAGTAGTATATCTGCAAATAATACCAGTTTACAAAATGCTGCAGGTGCAGTCATTCAGTTGAGATCTATCAGTGACTACACAAAGAGAGTAGGAATGAGACTAGCTAAAGTTGAGAGAGAAAGGATTGCAGAAGGTGGTGATGCAGAAACCATGTTTAGTGAtagatttgaagatgagCGAGAGATATGGTCAGTAGGTGGAGTTGAATTGAATCAGCAAGTATAACCAACCTTCGAATTATTTTAGAGTAAAAGTTCTTAAATAACCTTTTCTGTaaatacatttttttttatacaAATCACAGTAGGTTTATTCAATCATAGCCTTCTATTTGGTCTCGGAGAAACCACACTACTCTCTCAAGGGGTGAAATCTTCTGCCACCAGCTAATTGTATAATGTCCAGTTGGATGACATCGCAGCATTTCCTCTAACTTCCAGAAACCGTTACAAAGTAATGAAAGTAGTAACACCAACGCTATCTGTTTTAGACGGTGAGTTGTTAGCATTCAGCAGCGGAAAAGTGCTTCTTATTTGTCTAGTTACAAGTTTTATGTTGTATAATGGTAGTGTGATTTTCGTTAACAAttcatttaaaaaatataaaacaATGCGCGAATGAATAAATCGACAAACATCTGATTCATGTGGAAAAAATCCGGGGAGAAtataattttgaacaaaactTGCGGAATAAGTAGAAATAAGGTTTTCGATGAAGTACAAATCTTTAGAATAAACTATGTGCATTGGCGCTGGAAATGTTACCGAAGTCCCTCTTAAAACGAAGCGATTTGATATTGCGAACAATGAAGGATCGGACGCGCCTCCACTAATTCACGGTCACGGGATTCTGAAGACCATTAGGAAATTGACCAATATCAACCCTCAATTACCAAATATGTATACTACTGAGCTTTGCTACCTCAATCTTATCCCTAAACCAACCGGTTTGCCCAATATTTTACTGATTTCTACACATGTCTTCTTATGATTACACGTCGTCTATCTGGTTGATACGCACGTAGTACTCCTGTATGAATATCGATAATGCACTGAAAAGCTATATGTTAGGCATATCTAGACATCGAACACAACAAGTGCTtatatttgcaaaatatgagattcatttttttatgaaaAGCTACACCTCGAAGCGCGCAATAAAGATATGCCAGAATTATTCCCaattacaaaattttttgattgtccttctcaattttttgaagcctTAAAGATTCGTCCTCTTCAATCAGTTCTTTTATTagttcatcttcctcttctgtCAATCCTGTTATGTCCTGAGTGGGGATATATTCTGCATCCATCCTGACGCTTGGTGCACCTTGTAGATACCTTATACTCTCCAGGCATCGTATTCGAATAtcttccaaatatttcttgcTATTTCTATTTTCATATAAGTCGTCAAGAACAGGATATAATGAGAAATCCGGACCAAATGAATCGCGAAATGGAATCTCTTCCGGTATATCTTTGGGTAATAAAACATTATTCAGAATACCTGTTTCGTAAGTCCATAATCGAGATACGTTTCGTGGGGTATAACCTCCACCACCGACAACTAACATAGGAATGCCAAATGACCGAACAAATTTGACACATTCACCATGGGCCTTTATATTTAAATTGAAGCATCCCAATCTATCATGACCTAAGGAGTCAGCACCACACTGCTGAATGATCACTGTAGGTTTGAAAGACGTTATTAAAGGATCAATAATCGActtgaagagattgatataggaatcatcatcaatacCATCTTCTAAGGGAACATTCACTGTATAATGCTTACCTCTAGCACATCCAATCTCATCATAATTGCCCGTGCCTGGAAAGAATTCACCATTATATTTGTGAAAGGAAATTGTATAAACTCGATCCGTAGTATAGAATGCTTCCTGTACACCGTCGCCATGGTGCAGATCAATATCTATGTATAGTACCCTTGGATGATATCGCAGTAGATTAATCACAGCCAATACAATGTCATTAACGTAACAAAACCCGGAGGGATTGTTTTTCTTGGCGTGATGAAGGCCACCAGACCAATTAATTGCGATATCTGATTGATTATTTATTAGCTTCCTGCTGGCATCCAGCGAGGCACCAGTGTACAAGGTACTGTACTGATatatgttttgaaaaatgggacAGTCATCACCGATGTTGAACTTTTCCAAAGTACCTCTCGGTAGCCTACTGAGGTTGTCCGGAGTAACTTTTTGCATGAAATTTATATAATCTTCAGAATGGAACTCTAACATCTCTTCTTTAGTAGCCTTTCGAGTGTGATACAAATCCATTATATTATGCATTCCATATGAAGACACTAGATGATCCGTCAACATTAATCGGAATGGTTTCATCGGATGTCTGACACCATAATGATAATGTGATACCAAAGGATTGAAGTGGTAGGAAACTTTCGGGCAGTATGCTGATCCAAACTCAAATAACGGTTGTGCATTTTTGGTCTTTATGTCGTACGAAAAAGTGCTAGTCATCGCTTTTAACCCTAGTGGCTGAAAACCAATTCATTGATGAGTTATTATTAAATTAGGTACTTTCAGCATTTTGCagttttgatatttcaattaACAACTGCAATTTATCACGTGCTAATTAGCGTGTCTTGACCTCATTTAATGCCATACAATCCTAGATGTCTCATTCTAAGCTGACATTAAGTAACCAGGTCTTTGCTTCAAGAAGACCTCGAAagcattcaattgaactGTTTCATTTGGCGCATTAAGAGGCGTGCCACAGTCTCGTTTCAAATATGCAGCAGCAAGCATTGAAAGATAGAAAAAATGTGAGGATACGAAAATATTTAGGTGCTTCACTTTTTAATTTTGGGAATCAGCATGGATTTGAATCAACAATTGAATAACTAGGTgccttttttcatcaataaatTAATATATAACAAGAGTTATAAGCGCCGAAGTACAAGAGATCTGAAACCGACACGCCATTTTtctgaacaaaaaaaaaaagactgaGATACATAAAGATGTCAACTGAGCAAGTTTTGAGGTTTTTAATTACAAACCACGAGAATCTGCTACTAGCACCACTCTATGGCGATTTgagatcaattttttgtgTATACCTGTCGTGTTTCCAGGATGACGACATCTTGGCGGCAACCTTTCAgctattttcaaaagctttgCAAGACATTTGTGATATTGCAGATGGTTCTTTAGCTCTCAATTCCCAAGCCGGCGAGATGTATCAGAATTCTAGAGTAGAGTTTATTGATGTATCGCTATTGAAGCTCATGCATGAAAAGATCAACTCACTGGGGGGTGAAAGGATAAAACGCAGGGATTTCGATACAGGTCACCATTTAACTGGCTCACATCTTGAGAGAATGTTGTGTATTTTGAATCAGGACGCGAATGAGAATAAAAGTGAGAATATCCTATTGAGaaagcttcaaaaattattaAGTACTTGTCCTGGATCCATACAATTGGCGAAGGAAAGAGAGCAACATATTTCTAAGACGGTGGGATACATTCCAATATGTACAAATGAAAAGCATAAAGCGCTTTTAGCTACTATTGTGCCTACCTCTGCTCACGAACTTGGGTCAATTCCAGGTTTCAAACTGTCACAGGCAAAAGTAAATTGTCCAGGATTAATTGATTGTTTACAACGCAAGAAGCATTTCATTCCAAATATCAAACCTCATACGGATATTTCTTTAGGAGATTGCTCATATTTGGACACCTGCCATAAACTGAATTCATGTCGATATACGCATTATCTGCAATATATCCCAGAGAACCTTTGCAAAACAATTTCAGCAGAAACTAAACTTGCTAATAAGCTGAAtgaaaaccaaaaaaattaccCTTTTTACACACATGGTAATTGCTGTTCCAATTTTGTGAAACAAGATTTACCAGAACAGTGGATTCAATGTGATGTTcgaaaatttgattttacAGTGCTTGGAAAATTTTCGGCAGTAATTGCGGATCCTGCGTGGAACATTCATATGAATTTGCCATATGGGACATGtaatgataatgaattACTAGAACTACCTTTTGAGACGTTACAGGACGAGGGTATTCTGTTTCTATGGGTTACCGGACGTGCAATCGAGATGGGTAAAGAATTCTTAACCAAATGGGGGTATATCGTTCTCCATGAAATATCATGGGTCAAAACAAATCAGCTAAGTCGTACTATTGTCACAGG from Zygotorulaspora mrakii chromosome 7, complete sequence includes the following:
- the IME4 gene encoding mRNA (N6-adenosine)-methyltransferase (similar to Saccharomyces cerevisiae IME4 (YGL192W); ancestral locus Anc_8.152), whose amino-acid sequence is MSTEQVLRFLITNHENLLLAPLYGDLRSIFCVYLSCFQDDDILAATFQLFSKALQDICDIADGSLALNSQAGEMYQNSRVEFIDVSLLKLMHEKINSLGGERIKRRDFDTGHHLTGSHLERMLCILNQDANENKSENILLRKLQKLLSTCPGSIQLAKEREQHISKTVGYIPICTNEKHKALLATIVPTSAHELGSIPGFKLSQAKVNCPGLIDCLQRKKHFIPNIKPHTDISLGDCSYLDTCHKLNSCRYTHYLQYIPENLCKTISAETKLANKLNENQKNYPFYTHGNCCSNFVKQDLPEQWIQCDVRKFDFTVLGKFSAVIADPAWNIHMNLPYGTCNDNELLELPFETLQDEGILFLWVTGRAIEMGKEFLTKWGYIVLHEISWVKTNQLSRTIVTGRTGHWLNHSKEHLLVGLKGNPIWLNRKIDTDIIVSATRETSRKPDELYGLIERLVGPHARKLEFFGRHHNLRPGWFTIGNQLPGVCIHELDVKKRYEQFLAKPERAHKHS